In Deinococcus maricopensis DSM 21211, one genomic interval encodes:
- a CDS encoding ABC transporter substrate-binding protein, with the protein MKKAFMLVAALTMGSAMAKPYVHAADTTVSKASDAKTGGTIRLTVAGDFDTYNPFTAQGRPNIPELTDAGGLITSDPNTGEYEGYMAESFTISPDKRTYTFTLRPELKWSDGQAITADDYISTFKIIAADEETSLNSYLFDNGKAVTWKKLGDRKLSLTFPRATVQNLETISYLTPQPDHIFGKAFGNGGAAGVKAVRDLWDVGTDVSKLVVSGPFKVSKYARGERLTLVKNSFYGQWNKDSAGKALPYLDGLQYSVVKDQNAQLAQFLAGNVDLYQPSNRDQLAQIVAAKNSGKLSVDVLANAGPNASVDFLYFNFNKSSDPFKQALFRNVKFRQAMSMLVDKDAIVDQVLGGLGVAAWTSVYPLYKDWIAPDVDKYKFNPAQANKVLDSLGFKKRGADGIRVDGKGNRLSFTLTTNGENTRRQQMARLFADEAKKAGVEVKTSFVPFNQLLGVVYPETDAGKLDRKFDASITGLSGGGFINPVGVSASLACGGELNGYNQSSKCIQPWETQQFNLFNKSTAEFDTAKRKAIANQIQKLQAENLGFIYLASQNAHYAWDSRVQGEYPKKIANPLWASSYFGPRDIALTWVSK; encoded by the coding sequence ATGAAAAAAGCGTTTATGCTCGTTGCGGCCCTCACCATGGGCAGCGCCATGGCCAAACCTTACGTGCACGCGGCGGACACCACCGTCAGCAAAGCCAGCGACGCGAAGACCGGCGGCACCATCCGCCTGACGGTGGCTGGCGACTTCGACACGTACAACCCCTTCACCGCGCAGGGTCGCCCGAACATCCCCGAGCTGACCGACGCCGGCGGTCTCATCACCTCCGACCCCAACACGGGTGAGTACGAAGGGTACATGGCGGAAAGCTTCACCATTTCCCCCGACAAGCGCACCTACACCTTCACGCTCCGCCCCGAACTGAAGTGGAGCGACGGCCAGGCCATCACCGCCGACGATTACATCAGCACCTTCAAGATCATCGCGGCCGACGAAGAAACCTCCCTGAACTCCTACCTGTTCGACAACGGCAAGGCCGTGACCTGGAAGAAACTGGGCGACCGCAAGCTCAGCCTCACCTTCCCCCGCGCCACCGTCCAGAACCTCGAAACCATCTCCTACCTGACCCCGCAGCCTGACCACATCTTCGGCAAGGCCTTCGGTAACGGCGGCGCAGCCGGCGTGAAAGCCGTGCGCGACCTCTGGGACGTCGGCACCGACGTGAGCAAGCTCGTCGTCAGCGGGCCCTTCAAGGTCAGCAAGTACGCCCGTGGTGAGCGCCTCACGCTCGTCAAGAACTCCTTCTACGGGCAGTGGAACAAGGACAGCGCCGGCAAGGCCCTCCCGTACCTCGACGGCCTGCAGTACAGCGTCGTGAAGGACCAGAACGCGCAGCTCGCGCAGTTCCTCGCGGGCAACGTGGACCTGTACCAGCCCAGCAACCGCGACCAGCTCGCGCAGATTGTCGCCGCCAAGAACAGCGGCAAGCTGAGCGTAGACGTCCTCGCCAACGCCGGCCCGAACGCCAGCGTGGACTTCCTGTACTTCAACTTCAACAAGAGCAGCGATCCCTTCAAGCAGGCGCTGTTCCGCAACGTGAAGTTCCGCCAGGCGATGAGCATGCTCGTCGACAAGGACGCCATCGTTGACCAAGTGCTCGGCGGTCTCGGCGTGGCGGCGTGGACCAGCGTGTACCCCCTGTACAAGGACTGGATCGCTCCCGACGTCGACAAGTACAAGTTCAACCCTGCGCAGGCCAACAAGGTCCTCGACAGCCTCGGCTTCAAGAAGCGCGGCGCTGACGGCATCCGCGTGGACGGCAAAGGCAACCGCCTGAGCTTCACGCTGACCACGAACGGCGAAAACACCCGCCGCCAGCAGATGGCGCGCCTCTTCGCCGACGAAGCGAAGAAGGCCGGCGTGGAAGTCAAGACCAGCTTCGTGCCCTTCAACCAGCTCCTCGGCGTCGTGTACCCCGAAACGGACGCTGGCAAGCTGGACCGCAAGTTCGACGCCTCCATCACCGGCCTCAGCGGCGGCGGCTTCATCAACCCCGTCGGCGTGTCCGCCAGCCTCGCCTGCGGCGGCGAACTGAACGGCTACAACCAGAGCAGCAAGTGCATCCAGCCCTGGGAAACGCAGCAGTTCAACTTGTTCAACAAGAGCACGGCGGAATTCGACACGGCCAAGCGTAAGGCGATCGCCAACCAGATCCAGAAGCTCCAGGCGGAAAACCTCGGCTTCATCTACCTGGCCAGCCAGAACGCCCACTACGCCTGGGACAGCCGCGTCCAGGGCGAGTACCCCAAGAAGATCGCCAACCCCCTGTGGGCTAGCAGCTACTTCGGGCCGCGCGACATCGCGCTGACCTGGGTGAGCAAGTAA
- the secG gene encoding preprotein translocase subunit SecG: MLATLLVILFALICAALVLFVLLQVPRQSGLSAGLGGGGDLFGGRGVEGGLVRITSVLGGLFMLMALLLNIIQR; the protein is encoded by the coding sequence ATGCTCGCAACCCTTCTGGTTATTCTGTTCGCGCTGATCTGCGCGGCGCTCGTGCTGTTCGTGCTGCTGCAGGTGCCGCGCCAGAGCGGTCTGTCGGCCGGCCTCGGTGGCGGCGGCGACCTGTTTGGTGGGCGCGGCGTGGAAGGCGGACTGGTGCGCATCACGAGCGTGCTGGGCGGCCTGTTCATGCTGATGGCCCTGCTGCTGAACATCATTCAGCGCTAA
- the purN gene encoding phosphoribosylglycinamide formyltransferase, protein MTLAVLASGRGSNLAALLDAFPGDVRLVISDKPDAAALDRAREAGITAAHVPFPKGGRATFEAQVQALLDTHGVTLVLLAGFMRLLSADFTGRWRGRILNIHPSLLPAFPGLHAQQQALDAGAAWSGCTVHFVDAGMDTGDIILQKRVPVLRSDTADTLAARILTAEHEAYPQAVRLVRAGLAFPRPTPDDLRAEFGDQAPPHASVRQVRAARLLQQWGRPEAVPAVLAGAPHPVAALALATDDLRLAWTTDAPLNERHATWADRAPLRARAQALHLAEEFDAAVHVTAHEWERTTL, encoded by the coding sequence ATGACGCTGGCTGTCCTTGCGTCTGGCCGCGGCAGTAACCTCGCGGCCCTCCTCGACGCCTTTCCCGGCGACGTTCGCCTCGTCATCAGCGATAAACCGGACGCCGCCGCCTTGGACCGCGCCCGCGAGGCCGGCATCACCGCCGCGCACGTCCCCTTCCCGAAAGGGGGACGCGCGACGTTCGAGGCGCAGGTGCAGGCCCTGCTGGACACGCACGGCGTCACGCTGGTGCTGCTCGCGGGGTTCATGCGCCTGCTGAGCGCGGACTTCACGGGCCGCTGGCGCGGACGCATCCTGAACATCCACCCGAGCCTCCTGCCGGCCTTCCCGGGCCTGCACGCGCAGCAGCAGGCCCTCGACGCCGGCGCCGCCTGGAGCGGGTGCACCGTGCACTTCGTGGACGCCGGCATGGACACCGGCGACATCATCCTGCAGAAGCGCGTGCCGGTTCTGCGCAGTGATACCGCGGACACGCTCGCTGCGCGCATCCTCACGGCGGAACACGAGGCGTACCCGCAGGCGGTTCGTCTCGTTCGCGCGGGCCTCGCCTTCCCGCGGCCCACGCCCGACGACCTGCGCGCGGAATTCGGGGACCAGGCGCCGCCGCACGCCAGCGTCCGGCAGGTGCGCGCTGCCCGGCTGCTCCAGCAGTGGGGAAGACCCGAAGCGGTCCCGGCCGTTCTCGCCGGTGCGCCTCATCCCGTGGCGGCGCTCGCGCTCGCCACTGACGACCTGCGCCTCGCCTGGACCACGGACGCGCCCCTGAACGAGCGTCACGCCACCTGGGCGGACCGCGCGCCCCTGCGCGCACGCGCGCAGGCCCTTCACCTCGCCGAGGAATTCGACGCCGCCGTGCACGTCACCGCGCACGAGTGGGAAAGGACCACCCTGTGA
- the purD gene encoding phosphoribosylamine--glycine ligase — protein sequence MKVLVIGGGGREHAIVAALRRSPSVTEVLCTPGNPGIAELARCLPSPVDPAALADLAVREGVQLTIVGPEAPLAAGVVDEFQARGLRAFGPTQAAARLESDKAWSKAFMLRHGIPTARHASFDDLDAALAYVTPHPLPVVVKDAGLRAGKGVTICRSHDEARAAVRDIFTQDNAQAVIEDFMSGQEVTVLAFCDGTRAVPMLPSQDHKTIFENDVGPMTGGMGVICPFPLSAEDAARIQTEILDRALSGLRAEGQPYVGVLYAGLMLTPDGPKVVEFNARFGDPEAEAVLPLLDSDLARIAEACVDGQLSADLVRFRAGATVCVIMAAPGYPGEPRTGITLNLPDLRAGEAIYHAGTGRDGEHLVSRGGRVLAIVAQGPDLATARASAYQLVGRVNFPGAQIRRDIGFRIGL from the coding sequence GTGAAAGTACTCGTCATCGGCGGCGGTGGCCGCGAACACGCCATCGTCGCCGCGCTGCGCCGCTCCCCGAGCGTCACCGAGGTGCTGTGCACCCCCGGCAACCCCGGCATTGCTGAACTCGCCCGCTGCCTGCCCAGCCCGGTCGACCCGGCTGCACTCGCCGACCTCGCGGTGCGAGAGGGCGTGCAGCTCACGATCGTCGGGCCGGAAGCGCCCCTCGCCGCGGGCGTCGTCGACGAATTCCAGGCGCGCGGCCTGCGCGCCTTCGGGCCCACGCAGGCGGCCGCGCGCCTCGAAAGCGACAAGGCGTGGAGCAAGGCCTTCATGCTGCGTCACGGCATCCCCACGGCCCGCCACGCCAGCTTCGACGACCTCGACGCGGCGCTCGCGTACGTCACGCCGCACCCGCTGCCCGTCGTCGTGAAGGACGCCGGCCTGCGCGCCGGGAAGGGCGTCACCATCTGCCGCTCGCACGATGAGGCGCGCGCCGCCGTGCGTGACATCTTCACGCAGGACAATGCGCAGGCCGTCATCGAGGATTTCATGTCCGGCCAGGAAGTCACGGTTCTCGCGTTCTGCGACGGAACGCGCGCCGTGCCCATGCTGCCCAGCCAGGACCACAAGACCATCTTCGAGAATGACGTGGGCCCGATGACGGGCGGCATGGGCGTCATCTGCCCGTTCCCGCTGAGCGCCGAAGACGCCGCGCGTATTCAGACGGAAATTCTGGATCGCGCCCTGAGCGGCCTGCGCGCGGAGGGGCAGCCGTACGTCGGCGTGCTGTACGCCGGGCTGATGCTCACTCCAGACGGCCCGAAGGTCGTGGAGTTCAACGCCCGGTTCGGCGACCCGGAAGCCGAGGCGGTCCTGCCGCTCCTCGACTCGGACCTCGCGCGCATCGCGGAGGCCTGCGTCGACGGGCAGCTCAGTGCGGACCTCGTGCGCTTCCGCGCCGGCGCGACCGTGTGCGTCATCATGGCCGCCCCCGGTTACCCGGGTGAGCCGCGCACCGGCATCACGCTGAACCTCCCGGACTTGCGCGCCGGTGAGGCCATCTACCATGCCGGCACTGGCCGCGACGGCGAGCACCTTGTGAGCCGGGGCGGGCGCGTGCTGGCCATCGTGGCGCAGGGCCCGGACCTGGCGACTGCCCGCGCGAGCGCGTACCAATTGGTTGGGCGCGTCAATTTCCCCGGCGCGCAGATTCGCCGCGATATCGGGTTCCGGATCGGCCTGTGA